From the genome of Pirellulaceae bacterium:
CAAAGGAGCGGTTTGGGTCAGGTCACTGCACAAACGCTGGGTTTCCAACATTCCGGCGCTGGACAAAATTCGCTTGCCCTCCAAGAATTCGCCATTTTCTAAAACGACTCCGATGGCACGGCCATCTTCCACTTTGATCGACGCCACTGAACTGCGGAGCTTCAATTCACCGCCCAGCGCCCGAAAACGACGCACTAAATGCTTCAAAATCAGGCGCACACCGGCCAACGGTCTGGCAAAGCCTTCTAAGAAAATACTGCGAAACATAATGCAGAATTGGCCAAAATCCATATCATCTTCGCGCGCGTTGCCATACCACATCAGCGGGCACAACAGCATTTCAACCAGCAACGGATCACTCAGGCACTGGCCCAGGAATTCTCGCGCCGAGCCACCGAAATTATCTTGCGATAGATCGTCGTAGTCGACCAACTGCTCGAGCAGCTTATCGAAACCGGCTCGCTGCGTGGGAAAGTTGCGGGCAATTTCGCTGCGCAATAGCTCGATATCATTGTTGAACGCCAAGCGAATCCCGGGGAAGGCGATGGCCGATCCAATTTGCGGAGCTAGCTCGAAATCTTCCCAGCGAAATCGCAGCTGCCTGAGCAACCGCGCCAAAGGCCCTTTTTTGGTACCCGGTGGCGTAAAATTGGTGACTGCGTGCAGGCCAACATCGTAGTTGCGGCCACCCAGACGATAAAATCCATTCAAGCCACCGATCGTCCAGTGCTTTTCAAGAATGCAAACCTTCTGATCATAGTACGCTAGCCGAATGCCGGCGGCCAAGCCTGACATTCCTGCACCAATGATGATCGTGTCGTACACGGAAATACACCCAGACTCGGTATCAAACACCTGGTCGCAACGATTCGCCATGGTGGACGCGCTGGCCCAGGAGTGGCAGCAGAACCGGCACTAGGCGATCCGAAGCACCACCGATGGCCTACTTTTGGGATGGCTAGATTTCTGCCATCTTGGGCTCAAGGTATCGGACCGTGCTGGCCATGCTGGCTAGTTGTGGATAATCTTCTTCGGGCACGTGAATGCGGTGGCGCTTGCGCAGCTCCATCACGATGTCCAGAAAATCCATGCTATCCAGTTCAAGCTGCTCGCGAAACGTGGCGTCGTCGTTCAAGTTGCTCAGGTCTTCATCGGGGGCGATATCACTGAGAATATCCAGGATTTCATCGCGAATTTCGGTCGGACCCATCGGTCGTCGGCTCCTCAAATAATTTCTAGAACACCCTACCACGGCTCATCGTTGGCCAAGGCCCGTTTGGCGACTGGCAAGTTGCCGGGGAATGATACTCCACAGGCTGTGTTTCGCCTAGGCTTGACCGCCTCGCACCTCTCAAGATCGGGGCTGCCGGTTGAGATTGATGTTGTAAGTTGCCGTTTCGCAATTGCTTGAAACGGCGATTCGGGGTATCTTCGCAAGCAAAATTTGCTTGGAAGCGAGGAAAAAGACTATGCGCCATTCTACTACAACCATTGAAAAGCTGGTTGTCGACACGATTCGCACTTTGAGTATGGACGCGGTTCAAGCCGCCAACAGCGGACATCCGGGCACGCCTATGGCGTTGGCCCCGGTGGCCTTTCAGCTGTGGACCGGTTCACTGCGTTTTGCTCCCGACCAGCCGTTCTGGCCAGGCCGCGATCGATTTGTGCTCAGCTGCGGCCATGCATCGATGCTGCTGTACTCGCTACTGCACTTGGCAGGGGTCAAGGCCACCGACGATCAGGGCCAGGTATTGGATCGTCCCAGTATCACCCTTGACAACATCCGCCAGTTTCGCCAGTTACACAGCCCTTGCGCTGGCCACCCTGAGTACGGCGAAGCGGCAGGCATCGAGACCACCACGGGGCCGCTCGGTCAAGGCGTGGGCAATAGTGTCGGCATGGCCATGGCCGCCAAGTGGCTGGGCGCAACCTACAACCGCCGTGACTTTGAGCTGTTCAACTACAACGTCCATGCGCTGTGTGG
Proteins encoded in this window:
- a CDS encoding NAD(P)/FAD-dependent oxidoreductase — encoded protein: MYDTIIIGAGMSGLAAGIRLAYYDQKVCILEKHWTIGGLNGFYRLGGRNYDVGLHAVTNFTPPGTKKGPLARLLRQLRFRWEDFELAPQIGSAIAFPGIRLAFNNDIELLRSEIARNFPTQRAGFDKLLEQLVDYDDLSQDNFGGSAREFLGQCLSDPLLVEMLLCPLMWYGNAREDDMDFGQFCIMFRSIFLEGFARPLAGVRLILKHLVRRFRALGGELKLRSSVASIKVEDGRAIGVVLENGEFLEGKRILSSAGMLETQRLCSDLTQTAPLQSAGQLTFIESISVLDKQPKEVGFGETIVFYNDSPTFEWRRPVGQLCDARTGVICSPNNYQYASELGNLQDGIIRLTTIADFDRWTQLDEQEYQRQKMWWYDRSVASAVRFVPDFRRHVVDTDVFTPKTIRRFTSHENGAVYGAPDKKLDGTTHLKNLFLCGTDQGFVGIVGAIVSGISMANMHCLREN
- a CDS encoding acyl carrier protein, whose product is MGPTEIRDEILDILSDIAPDEDLSNLNDDATFREQLELDSMDFLDIVMELRKRHRIHVPEEDYPQLASMASTVRYLEPKMAEI